Proteins from one Geomonas agri genomic window:
- the gdhA gene encoding NADP-specific glutamate dehydrogenase has product MSPQIDEKVEPIFQEVLKRNPGEVEFHQAVREVLESLGPVLVKHPEFAERKIIERICEPERQIIFRVPWQDDAGNVHINRGFRVEFNSSLGPYKGGLRFHPSVYLGIIKFLGFEQIFKNSLTGLPIGGGKGGSDFDPKGKSDNEIMRFCQSFMTELYRHLGEHTDVPAGDIGVGGREIGYMFGQYKRITNRYEPGVLTGKGLDWGGSLVRTEATGYGATFFVDAMLKVRKDSFDGKVCSVSGSGNVAIYTIEKIHQLGGKCITCSDSNGVIFHEKGIDLDLVKQLKEVERRRIEDYAKYHKDAKYIANGNIWDIPCQVAMPSATQNEINGKDAATLVKNGCIAVGEGANMPTTPEGVKVFLEAGIAYGPGKAANAGGVATSALEMQQNACRDAWTFEYTEQRLAQIMKNIHDTCYETAAEYGTPGNYVNGANIAGFIKVAKAMVAHGLI; this is encoded by the coding sequence ATGTCGCCGCAGATTGACGAGAAAGTAGAGCCGATTTTCCAGGAAGTACTGAAGAGAAACCCGGGCGAGGTTGAATTTCACCAGGCGGTCCGCGAGGTGCTGGAATCGCTGGGACCGGTGCTGGTAAAGCACCCGGAATTCGCCGAGCGCAAGATCATCGAGAGGATCTGCGAGCCGGAGCGCCAGATCATTTTCCGCGTGCCCTGGCAGGACGATGCCGGCAATGTGCACATCAACCGCGGTTTCCGCGTCGAATTCAACAGCTCCCTCGGCCCCTACAAGGGTGGCCTGCGCTTCCATCCCTCGGTCTACCTCGGCATCATCAAGTTCCTGGGCTTTGAGCAGATCTTCAAAAACTCCCTCACTGGCCTCCCCATCGGCGGCGGCAAGGGCGGTTCCGACTTCGATCCCAAAGGGAAGTCCGATAACGAGATCATGCGTTTCTGCCAGAGCTTCATGACCGAACTGTACCGCCACCTGGGCGAGCACACCGACGTCCCCGCAGGCGACATCGGCGTGGGCGGCCGCGAGATCGGCTACATGTTCGGCCAGTACAAGCGCATCACCAACCGCTACGAGCCCGGCGTTCTGACCGGCAAGGGCCTTGATTGGGGCGGTTCTCTGGTACGCACCGAGGCTACCGGCTACGGCGCCACCTTCTTCGTCGACGCGATGCTCAAGGTCCGCAAGGACTCCTTCGACGGGAAAGTCTGCTCTGTTTCCGGCTCCGGCAACGTGGCGATCTACACCATCGAGAAGATCCATCAGCTGGGCGGCAAGTGCATCACCTGCTCCGACTCCAACGGGGTCATCTTCCACGAGAAGGGGATCGACCTCGACCTCGTCAAGCAGCTGAAAGAAGTGGAACGTCGCCGCATCGAGGACTACGCCAAGTACCACAAGGACGCCAAGTACATCGCCAACGGCAACATCTGGGATATCCCGTGCCAGGTGGCCATGCCTTCCGCGACCCAGAACGAGATCAACGGCAAGGATGCCGCCACCTTGGTCAAGAACGGCTGCATCGCCGTCGGCGAAGGTGCCAACATGCCGACCACTCCGGAAGGGGTCAAGGTGTTCCTTGAGGCGGGCATCGCCTACGGCCCGGGCAAAGCGGCCAATGCCGGGGGTGTCGCCACCTCCGCGCTGGAGATGCAGCAGAACGCCTGCCGCGACGCCTGGACCTTCGAGTACACCGAGCAGCGCCTGGCGCAGATCATGAAGAACATCCATGACACCTGCTACGAGACCGCCGCCGAGTACGGCACCCCTGGCAACTACGTGAACGGCGCCAACATCGCCGGCTTCATCAAAGTCGCCAAGGCGATGGTCGCCCATGGCCTGATCTAG
- a CDS encoding DUF4388 domain-containing protein, whose product MSFEGDLEHLPLVDVIQLLHQTGKTGTLTLKGAKGESQLVFRDGFIVSANHVNNSIRIGQVMLDMGLLTREALEKALIEQRDAGEARKPIIQMLIEDGTVPTQAAYQGLEALIEMTIVEVLTWTRGTFCLEVDKVVVSDEYRYFPEQINMNTQSILMDALRIYDERKRDGTLTPESIFGNIAAPEAQRASAQSSAAELSAADLGLEELEVLERHIPTFFSALQEEVPDTPATRLQGELTGIPASEQQELFHYLEQLPGRASQLDSDLGVIVLTSAKLMRECCAAVCGPRFICATDDPDQLDPVIDQALSREKLPLLLLDAGDPGSRNGRDLAALVRHKRERFPDLTIALMATPGDYALCAAAQESGVTALLPRPCREQRPDTFISDTIDSCRTLAAYLDRDHGKPAQDQSAQFRNQLLALAEQRDPPEVTFALLQAACAVFRRGVTLVVVRSELIAERAIGVDAAGAVTSVKLRITAPAGSLYQRALDGEICYGDVDQPLRDTMYAAIGTPMTGKALLLPVKSFGRVIAVIYADFGPGTGTNPQLPLLEILSQHAGLVIDNILYRKRCAQK is encoded by the coding sequence ATGTCCTTTGAAGGCGATTTAGAGCACCTCCCCTTAGTGGATGTCATCCAACTGCTGCACCAAACCGGCAAGACCGGCACCCTCACGCTGAAAGGCGCCAAGGGGGAGAGCCAGCTCGTCTTTCGGGACGGCTTCATCGTCAGCGCAAACCACGTCAACAATTCGATCCGTATCGGCCAGGTCATGCTGGACATGGGACTCTTGACCCGTGAGGCACTGGAAAAGGCCCTGATCGAACAGCGTGACGCCGGCGAGGCCCGCAAGCCGATCATCCAGATGCTGATCGAGGACGGCACCGTCCCCACCCAAGCGGCCTACCAGGGGCTGGAAGCCCTCATAGAGATGACCATCGTCGAGGTGCTCACCTGGACCCGGGGCACCTTCTGCCTCGAGGTGGACAAGGTCGTGGTCTCCGACGAGTACCGCTACTTCCCCGAGCAGATCAACATGAACACGCAGAGCATCCTCATGGACGCCCTGCGCATCTACGACGAACGCAAGCGCGACGGCACCCTCACGCCGGAATCTATCTTCGGCAACATCGCCGCTCCCGAGGCGCAGCGCGCCTCCGCTCAATCCTCCGCCGCCGAGCTCTCCGCCGCTGACCTTGGGCTGGAGGAGCTCGAGGTACTGGAACGGCACATCCCGACGTTTTTCTCCGCGCTCCAGGAAGAGGTCCCCGACACCCCCGCGACCCGTTTGCAGGGTGAACTGACCGGGATTCCGGCCAGCGAGCAACAGGAACTGTTCCACTACCTGGAGCAGCTTCCCGGCCGCGCTTCGCAATTGGACAGCGATCTGGGCGTGATCGTTTTGACCAGCGCCAAGCTGATGCGGGAATGCTGCGCCGCGGTCTGCGGCCCCCGCTTCATCTGCGCCACCGACGACCCCGACCAACTCGATCCTGTCATCGACCAGGCCCTTTCCCGCGAGAAACTGCCGCTCCTTTTGCTGGACGCGGGGGACCCGGGCTCCAGGAACGGCCGCGACCTTGCCGCCCTGGTCAGACACAAGCGGGAGCGTTTTCCGGACCTCACTATCGCGCTTATGGCCACACCGGGGGACTACGCGCTCTGCGCCGCCGCCCAGGAAAGCGGCGTCACCGCGCTGCTGCCCCGCCCCTGCCGCGAACAGCGTCCCGACACCTTCATCTCCGACACCATCGACAGCTGCCGCACGCTGGCCGCCTACTTGGACCGCGACCACGGCAAACCTGCACAGGACCAGTCCGCGCAATTCCGCAACCAGCTCCTCGCCCTCGCCGAACAGCGCGACCCCCCCGAGGTGACCTTTGCGCTACTGCAGGCGGCCTGTGCCGTCTTCCGCCGCGGCGTCACCCTGGTGGTGGTACGTTCGGAACTGATCGCCGAGCGGGCCATCGGCGTGGACGCGGCCGGCGCCGTGACCTCGGTGAAGCTGCGCATCACCGCGCCGGCCGGGTCGCTGTACCAGCGCGCCCTCGACGGCGAGATCTGCTACGGTGACGTGGACCAGCCGCTGCGGGACACCATGTATGCCGCTATCGGCACGCCCATGACCGGCAAGGCCCTGCTCCTCCCCGTGAAGAGTTTCGGGCGGGTCATCGCGGTCATCTACGCCGACTTCGGGCCGGGGACCGGGACCAACCCGCAGCTGCCGCTCCTTGAGATCCTGTCTCAGCACGCCGGCCTGGTGATCGACAACATCCTTTACCGCAAGCGCTGCGCCCAGAAGTAG
- a CDS encoding type IV pilus twitching motility protein PilT, giving the protein MDAKIFVQILEIAFSKKVSDVHFEVDNPPFFRGKGQIIRSKLPALTAEDTEFIAAQILTHHGRRWEPEQKEFDTSFSLPSGARFRVSIFKQRGHFGIIMRVIPAHIGTFDELRLPPVLGEIVKAPNGLILVTGPTGNGKSTTLASMLRYINETFSYNCITIEDPIEFLFQSEKSCIIQREVGIDTDSFSSALKAALRMDPDLIMVGEMRDTDTIESCLMAAETGHLVMSTLHTQGAVSTINRIVGHFPPDAQEIVRQRLADILVATISIRLVMNKTGEAIIPVLEIMRATTTIQSCIREGRLDEIEAHMENGRSQYQMQTLDQHLIQLHEQEQITMEEAKRLSHSMDLERKLMFTN; this is encoded by the coding sequence ATGGATGCCAAGATTTTCGTCCAGATTCTGGAGATAGCCTTCAGCAAGAAGGTTTCCGACGTGCATTTCGAGGTGGATAACCCTCCCTTCTTCCGTGGCAAAGGCCAGATCATCCGTTCCAAACTCCCGGCCCTCACCGCCGAGGACACCGAGTTCATCGCCGCGCAGATCCTGACCCACCACGGCCGGCGCTGGGAACCGGAACAGAAGGAGTTCGACACCTCCTTCTCCCTCCCCAGCGGAGCGCGCTTCCGCGTCAGCATCTTCAAGCAGCGCGGCCACTTCGGTATCATCATGAGGGTGATCCCTGCCCACATCGGCACCTTCGACGAACTGCGCCTGCCGCCGGTACTGGGCGAGATCGTGAAGGCCCCCAACGGCCTGATCCTGGTCACCGGCCCGACCGGCAACGGTAAGTCGACCACGCTCGCCTCAATGCTGCGCTACATCAATGAAACCTTCAGCTATAACTGCATCACCATCGAAGATCCCATCGAGTTCCTGTTCCAGTCCGAGAAAAGCTGCATCATCCAGCGCGAGGTCGGCATCGACACCGACAGTTTCAGCTCGGCGCTCAAGGCCGCGCTGCGCATGGACCCGGACCTGATCATGGTAGGCGAGATGCGCGACACCGACACCATCGAATCCTGCCTGATGGCAGCGGAGACCGGGCACCTGGTCATGTCGACCCTGCACACCCAAGGGGCGGTCTCCACCATCAACAGGATCGTCGGCCACTTCCCCCCCGACGCGCAGGAGATCGTCAGGCAGAGGCTGGCCGACATCCTGGTGGCCACCATCTCGATCCGACTGGTGATGAACAAGACCGGGGAGGCCATAATCCCCGTGCTGGAGATCATGCGCGCCACCACGACCATCCAGAGTTGCATCCGCGAGGGACGCCTGGACGAGATCGAGGCGCACATGGAGAACGGCCGCAGTCAGTACCAGATGCAGACCCTCGACCAGCACCTGATCCAACTGCATGAGCAGGAGCAGATCACCATGGAGGAAGCCAAGCGCCTGTCCCACTCCATGGACCTGGAGCGCAAGCTCATGTTCACCAACTAG
- a CDS encoding triphosphoribosyl-dephospho-CoA synthase, whose translation MTSYLPRLAKDLVRGAFMELYLTPKPGLVDLCDCGAHPDLSVPRMEESLKIVSLYLMDMCDAVLSGEDLAARVRLGVAAECAVQRTVGSSCHKGYIFLGGLVLCASACAPGRDEGSLRSSIAGLAEGFFEHGEPGSAHRVRNRFQGGGIREEALAGLPSLFDEALPVYRREIFNGGNRGSAVFAMMGRLMQTVEDSTTLRSGGRSGLKTVREDGRLLERMVGQRDDFIDFLAQRNAHYVSRSLTMGGVAGLLALALAWLSHTGELEAA comes from the coding sequence ATGACCAGCTATCTCCCCAGACTCGCCAAAGATCTCGTGCGCGGCGCCTTCATGGAGCTCTACCTGACCCCGAAACCGGGGCTCGTCGACCTCTGCGACTGCGGTGCCCACCCCGATCTCTCCGTGCCCCGCATGGAAGAGTCGCTTAAGATCGTGTCCCTGTACCTCATGGACATGTGCGACGCGGTCCTCTCCGGAGAGGACCTGGCAGCCCGGGTGCGCCTGGGGGTCGCAGCAGAGTGTGCGGTGCAGCGGACGGTCGGAAGCAGCTGCCACAAGGGGTACATCTTCCTGGGGGGCCTGGTCCTTTGCGCCAGCGCATGCGCCCCCGGTCGCGACGAGGGGAGCCTGCGATCCTCCATCGCCGGCCTGGCGGAAGGCTTCTTTGAGCACGGTGAACCGGGGTCGGCACACCGGGTACGCAACCGCTTCCAGGGCGGGGGCATCCGGGAGGAGGCCCTGGCCGGCCTCCCCAGCCTTTTCGACGAGGCCCTCCCCGTGTACCGGCGCGAAATATTCAACGGCGGCAACCGCGGCAGCGCCGTCTTCGCCATGATGGGGAGGCTGATGCAGACGGTTGAGGATAGCACCACCCTGCGCAGCGGCGGCCGCAGCGGCTTGAAGACGGTGCGCGAGGACGGCCGGCTCTTGGAACGGATGGTTGGGCAACGTGACGATTTCATAGACTTTCTTGCCCAGCGTAACGCCCACTACGTAAGTCGCAGCCTCACGATGGGAGGCGTCGCCGGCCTGCTCGCCCTCGCCCTCGCCTGGCTCAGCCACACCGGCGAACTCGAGGCCGCCTAG